A window of Piliocolobus tephrosceles isolate RC106 chromosome 13, ASM277652v3, whole genome shotgun sequence contains these coding sequences:
- the PCNX3 gene encoding pecanex-like protein 3 isoform X1: protein MGSQVLQILRQGVWASLTGGWFFDPHQSTFSNCFHLYVWIFLLIFPFLLYMVLPPSLMVAGVYCLVVAVIFAAIKTVNYRLHAMFDQGEIVEKRSSTMGELEEEPAQGDSNPPRDPGVEMTVFRKVSSTPPVRCSSQHSVFGFNQVSELLPRMEDSGPLRDIKELVREQGSNNVIVTSADREMLKLSSQEKLIGDLPQTPPGAVPDPSLPSTDSSEPSPLAGDGAPWSGSSMADTPMSPLLKGSLSQELSKSFLTLTRPDRALVRTSSRREQRRGAGGYQPLDRRGSGEPTPQKAGSSDSCFSGTDRETLSSFKSEKTNSTHLDSPPGGPAPEGSDTDPPSEAELPASPDAGVPSDDTLRSFDTVIGAGTPPGLAEPLLVVRPKDLALLRPSKQQPPLRRHSPPGRAPRRPLLEGGAFFEDEDTSEGSELSPASSLRSQRRYSTDSSSSTSCYSPESSRGAAGGPRKRRAPHGAEEGTAVPPKRPYGTQRTPSTASAKTHARVLSMDGAGGDVLRPPLAGSKAELEAQVGVEQAAGEPAVLPAEARRGPAANQPGWRGELQEEGAVGGAAEETGRRDRSSSVRRTQAIRRRHNAGSNPTPPASVMGSPPSSLQEAQRGRAASHSRALTLPSALHFASSLLLTRAGASVHEACTFDDTSEGAVHYFYDESGVRRSYTFGLAGGGYENPVGQQGEQAANGVWDRHSHSSSFHSADVPEATGGLNLLQPRPVVLQGMQVRRVPLEIPEFDLLDQDSLHESQEQTLMEEAPPRAQHSYKYWLLPGRWTSVRYERLALLALLDRTRGVLENIFGVGLSSLVAFLGYLLLLKGFFTDIWVFQFCLVIASCQYSLLKSVQPDAASPMHGHNWVIAYSRPVYFCICCLLIWLLDALGSAQPFPPVSLYGLTLFSASFFFCARDVATVFTLCFPFVFLLGLLPQVNTCLMYLLEQIDMHGFGGTAATSPLTAVFSLSRSLLAAALLYGFCLGAIKTPWPEQHVPVLFSVFCGLLVALSYHLSRQSSDPTVLWSLIRSKLFPELEERSLETARAEPPDPLPDKMRQSVREVLHSDLVMCVVIAVLTFAISASTVFIALKSVLGFVLYALAGAVGFFTHYLLPQLRKQLPWFCLSQPVLKPLEYSQYEVRGAAQVMWFEKLYAGLQCVEKYLIYPAVVLNALTVDAHTVVSHPDKYCLYCRALLMTVAGLKLLRSAFCCPPQQYLTLAFTVLLFHFDYPRLSQGFLLDYFLMSLLCSKLWDLLYKLRFVLTYIAPWQITWGSAFHAFAQPFAVPHSAMLFVQALLSGLFSTPLNPLLGSAVFIMSYARPLKFWERDYNTKRVDHSNTRLVTQLDRNPGADDNNLNSIFYEHLARSLQHTLCGDLALGRWGNYGPGDCFVLASDYLNALVHLIEVGNGLVTFQLRGLEFRGTYCQQREVEAITEGVEEDEGCCCCEPGHLPRVLSFNAAFGQRWLAWEVTASKYVLEGYSISDNNAASMLQVFDLRKILITYYVKSIIYYVSRSPKLEAWLSHEGIAAALRPVRAPGYADSDPTFSLSVDEDYDLRLSGLSLPSFCAVHLEWIQYCASRRSQPVDQDWNSPLVTLCFGLCVLGRRALGTASHSMSASLEPFLYGLHALFKGDFRITSPRDEWVFADMDLLHRVVAPGVRMALKLHQDHFTSPDEYEEPAALYDAIAANEERLVISHEGDPAWRSAILSNTPSLLALRHVLDDASDEYKIIMLNRRHLSFRVIKVNRECVRGLWAGQQQELVFLRNRNPERGSIQNAKQALRNMINSSCDQPLGYPIYVSPLTTSLAGSHPQLRALWGGPISLGAIARWLLRSWERLHKGCGAGCNSGGNVDDSDCSGGGGLTSLSSNPPMAHPTPENTAGNGDQPLPPGPGWGPRPSLSGSGDGRPPPLLQWPPPRLPGPPPASPTPTEGPRTSRPPGPGLLSSEGPSGKWSLGGRKGLGGSDGEPASGSPKGGTPKSQAPLDLSLSLSPDVSTEASPPRAAQNIPCLDSSAPESGTPMGAPGDWPAPVEERESPAAQPLLEHQY, encoded by the exons GTCTTGCCTCCCAGCTTGATGGTGGCCGGCGTGTACTGCCTTGTGGTGGCTGTCATCTTTGCTGCCATCAAGACCGTCAACTATCGGCTGCATGCCATGTTTGACCAGGGCGAGATCGTGGAGAAGCGCAGCTCTACCATGGGGGAGCTGGAGGAAGAGCCTGCCCAGGGGGACAGCAATCCACCCAG GGACCCCGGAGTGGAGATGACCGTGTTCCGGAAAGTCAGTTCCACACCCCCAGTGCGCTGCAGCTCCCAGCACTCTGTGTTTGGCTTCAACCAGGTCTCG GAGCTGCTGCCCCGAATGGAGGACTCTGGGCCCCTCAGAG ACATCAAGGAGCTGGTGCGGGAGCAGGGCAGCAACAATGTGATCGTGACCTCTGCCGACCGAGAGATGCTGAAGCTCAGCTCGCAGGAGAAACTGA TTGGAGACCTTCCCCAGACGCCTCCAGGGGCTGTCCCAGACCCCTCTCTTCCCAGTACAGACTCTTCAGAGCCTTCTCCCCTGGCTGGAGATGGAGCGCCCTGGAGTGGGAGCAGCATGGCTGACACTCCCATGAGCCCCCTCCTGAAGGGGAGCCTCAGCCAGGAGCTGAGCAAGAGCTTCCTGACCCTGACCCGGCCTGACCGGGCCCTGGTGAGGACCAGCAGTCGACGGGAGCAACGCAGGGGGGCAGGTGGCTATCAGCCCCTTGACCGGCGGGGCTCAGGGGAGCCCACGCCCCAGAAAGCGGGCTCCTCAGACTCTTGCTTCAGCGGCACTGATAGGGAGACATTGAGCAGCTTCAAGAGTGAGAAGACCAACTCCACCCATCTGGACAGCCCCCCAGGGGGGCCAGCCCCTGAGGGCAGCGACACAGACCCACCCTCTGAGGCTGAGCTGCCCGCCTCGCCAGACGCCGGGGTCCCCTCAGATGACACACTGCGTTCCTTTGACACGGTCATTGGAGCAGGGACGCCACCGGGCCTGGCTGAGCCGCTCCTGGTTGTGCGGCCCAAGGACTTGGCCCTGCTACGGCCTAGCAAACAGCAGCCACCCCTGCGAAGACACTCTCCACCTGGCCGTGCCCCTCGACGGCCCCTGCTTGAAGGTGGGGCCTTCTTTGAGGATGAAGACACCAGCGAGGGCAGTGAACTGAGTCCAGCCTCCAGTCTCCGATCGCAGCGCCGCTACAGTACTGACAGCTCTTCTTCTACTTCCTGCTACTCCCCTGAGAGCTCCCGGGGTGCAGCAGGGGGACCTCGAAAGCGGAGAGCCCCCCATGGGGCTGAGGAGGGAACTGCTGTGCCCCCCAAGCGGCCATATGGGACCCAGCGGACGCCTAGTACCGCCAGCGCTAAAACACATGCCCGAGTGCTGAGCATGGATGGGGCTGGGGGTGATGTTCTGAGGCCCCCACTGGCTGGCTCCAAGGCCGAGCTGGAGGCCCAGGTTGGGGTGGAGCAGGCTGCTGGTGAGCCTGCTGTGCTGCCTGCTGAGGCCCGAAGGGGACCTGCTGCCAACCAGCCCGGCTGGCGGGGGGAGCTGCAGGAAGAAGGTGCCGTGGGGGGAG CAGCTGAGGAGACTGGCAGGCGGGACCGCTCAAGCAGTGTGAGGCGGACCCAGGCCATTCGGAGACGCCACAATGCAGGCAGCAACCCCACCCCTCCAGCCTCTGTCATGGGCTCGCCTCCCAG CAGCCTGCAGGAGGCTCAGCGGGGCCGGGCTGCCTCTCACTCCCGGGCGCTGACTCTGCCCTCTGCGCTGCATTTCGCCTCTTCACTGTTGCTCACCCGGGCCGGTGCCAGTGTGCATGAGGCCTGCACCTTTGATGACACCTCTGAGGGTGCTGTGCACTATTTCTACGATGAGAGCG GTGTGCGGCGTTCCTATACCTTTGGTCTGGCTGGAGGCGGCTACGAGAACCCTGTAGGGCAGCAGGGGGAGCAGGCAGCTAATGGAGTCTG GGACCGACACTCACATTCCTCCAGCTTCCACTCAGCTGATGTCCCTGAGGCCACAGGCGGCCTGAACCTGCTGCAGCCGAGGCCTGTGGTTCTGCAGGGCATGCAGGTGCGCCGGGTGCCCCTGGAGATCCCAGAG TTTGACCTGCTGGACCAGGACTCCCTGCACGAATCCCAGGAGCAGACGCTGATGGAGGAAGCGCCACCCCGGGCCCAGCATAGCTATAAGTACTGGCTTCTCCCTGGCCGCTGGACCTCTGTGCGCTACGAGCGGCTTGCCTTGCTGGCTCTGCTGGACCG GACGCGGGGAGTGCTGGAGAACATCTTCGGCGTGGGCCTGAGCAGCCTTGTGGCCTTCCTGGGCTACCTGCTGCTGCTCAAGGGCTTCTTCACCGACATCTGGGTCTTCCAGTTCTGCCTCGTCATCGCCTCCTGCCAGTACTCCCTACTGAAG AGCGTCCAGCCTGATGCGGCGTCCCCCATGCAC GGCCACAACTGGGTGATCGCGTACAGCCGGCCTGTCTACTTCTGCATCTGCTGTCTGCTCATCTGGCTGCTGGACGCCCTGGGCTCAGCTCAGCCCTTCCCACCTGTCTCCCTCTATGGCCTCACGCTTTTCTCCGCCTCCTTCTTCTTCTGTGCCCGAGACGTGGCCACtg TGTTCACCCTGTGCTTCCCCTTCgtcttcctcctgggcctcctgccCCAGGTCAACACCTGCCTCATGTACCTGCTGGAGCAAATAGATATGCACGGCTTCGGGGGCACAG CCGCCACCAGCCCGCTCACGGCAGTCTTCAGCCTCTCCCGCAGCCTGCTGGCCGCTGCCCTGCTCTACGGCTTCTGCCTTGGGGCCATCAAG ACTCCGTGGCCAGAGCAGCACGTCCCTGTCCTCTTCTCAGTCTTCTGTGGCCTCCTGGTGGCGCTGTCCTACCACCTGAGCCGGCAGAGCAGCGACCCCACCGTGCTCTG GTCTCTGATCCGGAGCAAGCTCTTCCCTGAGCTGGAGGAGCGCAGCTTGGAGACAGCCCGGGCCGAGCCCCCGGACCCCTTGCCGGACAAGATGCGCCAGTCAGTG CGTGAGGTCTTGCACTCCGACCTGGTGATGTGTGTGGTTATCGCCGTGCTCACCTTCGCCATCAGTGCCAGCACCGTCTTTATTGCCCTGAAG TCGGTGCTGGGTTTCGTGTTGTACGCACTGGCTGGGGCCGTGGGCTTCTTCACACATTACTTGCTGCCACAACTCCGCAAACAGCTGCCCTGGTTCTGCCTGTCACAGCCTGTGCTGAAGCCACTGGAGTACAGCCAGTATGAAGTGCGTG GTGCTGCCCAGGTGATGTGGTTTGAGAAGCTGTATGCTGGCCTGCAGTGCGTAGAGAAGTACCTCATCTACCCAGCCGTGGTGCTCAACGCCCTCACGGTGGATGCCCACACAGTCGTCAGCCACCCGGACAAGTACTGCCTCTA CTGCCGGGCGCTGCTGATGACCGTGGCTGGGCTGAAGCTGCTGCGCTCAGCCTTCTGCTGCCCTCCGCAGCAGTACCTGACGTTGGCCTTCACTGTCCTGCTCTTCCACTTCGACTACCCGCGCCTCTCCCAGGGCTTTCTGCTTGACTACTTCCTCATGTCCCTGCTTTGCAGCAAG CTGTGGGACCTGCTGTACAAGCTGCGTTTCGTGCTGACCTACATCGCGCcctggcagatcacctggggcTCGGCTTTCCACGCCTTTGCCCAGCCCTTTGCCGTGCCAC ACTCGGCCATGCTGTTCGTCCAGGCCCTGCTCTCGGGGCTCTTCTCCACACCTCTCAACCCGCTGCTGGGCAGCGCCGTCTTCATCATGTCCTATGCTCGGCCCCTCAAGTTCTGGGAGCGTGACTACAA CACTAAACGTGTGGATCATTCCAACACCCGCCTGGTCACACAGCTGGACCGGAACCCTG GCGCTGATGACAACAACCTCAACTCCATCTTCTACGAGCACCTGGCGCGTTCGCTGCAGCACACGCTGTGTGGGGACCTGGCGCTGGGCCGCTGGGGCAACTACGGCCCTGGTGACTGCTTCGTCCTGGCCTCCGACTACCTCAACGCCCTGGTGCACCTCATCGAGGTTGGCAATGGCCTCGTCACCTTCCAGCTGCGTGGCCTTGAGTTCCGGG gCACTTACTGCCAGCAGCGCGAGGTGGAGGCCATCACCGAGGGTGTGGAGGAGGACGAGGGCTGTTGCTGCTGCGAACCCGGCCACCTGCCACGGGTCCTGTCCTTCAATGCCGCCTTCGGGCAGCGCTGGCTGGCCTGGGAGGTGACGGCCAGCAAGTACGTGCTGGAGGGCTATAGCATCAGTGACAATAACGCTGCCTCCATGCTGCAGGTCTTCGACCTCCGCAAGATCCTCATCACCTACTATGTCAAG AGCATCATCTACTACGTGAGCCGCTCACCAAAGCTGGAGGCGTGGCTCAGCCACGAGGGCATCGCGGCAGCCCTGAGGCCTGTGCGGGCGCCCGGCTATGCCGACTCGGATCCCACCTTCTCTCTGAGTGTGGATGAGGACTATGACCTCCGCCTGTCTGGCCTCTCGCTGCCCTCCTTCTGCGCAGTGCACCTCGAGTGGATCCAGTACTGTGCCTCCCGGCGCAGCCAG CCCGTGGACCAGGATTGGAACTCCCCGCTGGTCACGCTGTGTTTTGGCCTATGTGTGCTGGGCCGCCGGGCCCTGGGGACAGCTTCTCACAGCATGTCTGCAAG CCTGGAGCCCTTCCTCTACGGCCTGCACGCCCTGTTCAAGGGGGATTTTCGCATCACCTCCCCACGCGACGAGTGGGTCTTTGCCGACATGGACCTGCTTCACCGCGTCGTGGCGCCTGGGGTTCGCATGGCCCTCAAGCTTCACcag GACCACTTCACGTCCCCAGATGAATATGAGGAGCCAGCAGCCCTATACGATGCCATTGCGGCCAACGAGGAGCGGCTGGTCATCTCACATGAGGGTGACCCGGCATGGCGCAGCGCCATCCTCAGCAACACGCCCTCCCTGCTGGCGCTGCGCCACGTCCTGGATGATGCCTCTGATGAGTACAAGATCATCATGCTCAACCGGCGCCACCTCAGCTTCCGAGTCATCAAG GTGAACCGGGAGTGCGTGCGCGGCCTGTGGGCCGGGCAGCAGCAGGAGCTGGTGTTCCTGCGCAACCGCAATCCTGAGCGTGGCAGCATCCAGAATGCCAAGCAGGCGCTTCGCAACATGATCAACTCCTCCTGTGACCAGCCGCTGGGCTACCCCATCTACGTGTCGCCTCTCACCACCTCGCTGGCTGGCAGCCACCCCCAGCTACGGGCACTGTGGGGTGGCCCCATCAGCCTGGGTGCCATTGCCCGCTGGCTCCTGCGCAGCTGGGAgag gcttCACAAGGGCTGTGGTGCCGGCTGCAATAGTGGCGGGAACGTGGATGATTCAGACTGTAGCGGGGGCGGTGGCCTGACCTCCCTCAGCAGTAACCCCCCCATGGCACACCCCACGCCTGAAAACACGGCAG GCAATGGTGACCaacccctcccaccaggccctggcTGGGGGCCGCGGCCCTCCCTGAGTGGCTCTGGTGATGGGCGGCCCCCACCTCTGCTGCAGTGGCCTCCCCCTCGGCTCCCTGGACCACCCCCTGCATCGCCTACCCCCACAGAGGGTCCCCGGACCTCACGGCCCCCTGGCCCTGGTCTCCTCAGTTCTGAGGGCCCCAGTGGGAAGTGGAGCCTGGGGGGCCGGAAGGGGCTGGGAGGATCTGATGGGGAGCCAGCCTCAGGTAGCCCCAAAGGAGGTACCCCCAAATCTCAG gcgCCTCTagacctcagcctcagcctcagcccgGATGTCAGCACTGAGGCCTCACCCCCCAGAGCTGCCCAGAACATTCCTTGCTTGGACAGCAGTGCCCCTGAGAGTGGCACACCTATGGGTGCCCCGGGCGACTGGCCTGCCCCTGTCGAGGAGCGTGAGAGCCCGGCCGCCCAGCCTCTGCTGGAACACCAGTACTGA